A window from Alphaproteobacteria bacterium encodes these proteins:
- a CDS encoding complex I NDUFA9 subunit family protein yields MVGSATKVTVFGGTGFLGRYVVRQLAAEGKVVTVAVRHPEEGLYLKTAGNVGQVVLRRTDLLHPGSVAAALAGADEVVNLVGILYETGRYGFDAVQRDGAAHVAEAAARANVRRLVHVSAIGADLRSPAAYARSKAGGERAIREAFPEATILRPSILVGPEDDFFNRFALMAQFLPALPLIGGGHTKFQPVYVGDVADAVSAALADPAARGRIYELGGPNTYTFTELMRLVLRWTRRRRFLVPVPYRLARIMAFFAEFLPVPPLTRDQVELLKSDNVASPGSPGLKELGLTANAIEGFVPAYLARYRRGGGNAERLGRAAD; encoded by the coding sequence ATGGTCGGGTCAGCCACAAAGGTCACGGTTTTCGGCGGTACGGGCTTTCTCGGGCGCTACGTCGTCCGCCAGCTCGCGGCCGAGGGGAAGGTGGTGACCGTGGCCGTGCGCCATCCCGAGGAAGGGCTCTATCTGAAAACCGCCGGCAATGTCGGTCAGGTGGTGTTGCGCCGGACCGATCTGCTCCATCCGGGATCGGTCGCCGCCGCCCTGGCCGGCGCGGACGAGGTCGTGAACCTGGTGGGAATTCTCTATGAGACGGGCAGGTACGGGTTTGATGCCGTCCAGCGTGACGGAGCGGCCCATGTCGCCGAGGCGGCGGCCCGGGCCAATGTCCGGCGGCTCGTGCACGTCTCCGCCATCGGCGCGGATTTGCGCTCGCCCGCCGCGTATGCCCGCAGCAAGGCGGGCGGCGAGCGAGCGATCCGGGAAGCTTTTCCCGAAGCCACCATCCTGCGACCCAGCATCCTGGTCGGGCCGGAAGACGATTTCTTTAATCGCTTCGCGCTGATGGCGCAGTTCCTTCCGGCCCTGCCCCTGATCGGTGGCGGCCACACCAAATTTCAGCCTGTCTATGTGGGCGATGTGGCCGATGCGGTGTCGGCGGCGCTCGCGGACCCGGCGGCCCGGGGACGTATTTATGAACTCGGCGGCCCCAACACCTACACCTTCACCGAGCTCATGCGGCTCGTTCTGAGATGGACGCGCCGGCGCCGGTTTCTCGTGCCGGTTCCGTACCGTCTCGCCCGCATCATGGCGTTTTTCGCTGAATTCCTGCCCGTGCCGCCGCTAACCCGCGATCAGGTGGAGTTGCTCAAATCGGACAATGTGGCCAGCCCCGGCAGCCCGGGCCTGAAAGAGCTTGGACTGACCGCGAATGCCATCGAGGGGTTTGTGCCGGCCTATCTCGCGCGCTACCGGCGGGGCGGGGGCAATGCGGAGCGTCTCGGCCGGGCGGCCGACTGA
- a CDS encoding ribonuclease D has product MSKPSGQYTLHRGDLPAGLVFGASVAVDTETLGLNLARDKLCLVQLSSGDGTAHLVQLDRATYDAPRLRALMADPDVTKIFHFARFDMAAFAHYLDVMPAPVFCTKIASRLVRTYTDRHGLKDLCREILGQEISKQQQSSDWGADQLTDEQMRYAASDVLFLHKLKSWLEDRLAREGRSELAAACFDFLPARVRLDLTGWPEEDIFAH; this is encoded by the coding sequence ATGTCGAAGCCAAGCGGACAATACACCCTGCATCGGGGCGACCTGCCGGCCGGGCTGGTTTTCGGTGCCAGCGTCGCGGTCGATACCGAGACCCTCGGGCTCAACCTGGCGCGGGACAAGCTGTGCCTGGTTCAGCTTTCCTCGGGCGACGGCACAGCCCACCTCGTCCAGCTCGACCGCGCCACCTATGACGCGCCGCGCCTCCGGGCCCTGATGGCCGACCCCGATGTGACCAAGATATTCCATTTCGCCCGGTTCGACATGGCCGCCTTCGCCCATTATCTCGACGTGATGCCCGCGCCCGTCTTTTGCACCAAGATCGCCTCGCGCCTCGTCCGCACCTATACGGACCGTCACGGGCTGAAGGATCTTTGCCGCGAGATCCTTGGCCAGGAGATTTCCAAGCAGCAGCAATCCTCCGATTGGGGAGCCGACCAGCTTACGGATGAACAGATGCGCTATGCGGCGAGCGATGTGCTCTTTCTTCACAAACTGAAGAGCTGGCTGGAGGACCGTCTCGCGCGCGAGGGGCGGAGCGAGCTGGCGGCGGCGTGTTTCGATTTCCTGCCGGCGCGGGTCCGGCTTGACCTGACGGGCTGGCCGGAAGAGGACATTTTCGCCCATTGA
- a CDS encoding KpsF/GutQ family sugar-phosphate isomerase: protein MRGRSTTNPSAGAQSAAPASPDADIAAGARVLMLEASALTRLAETLGDSFVAALDRLGAVKGRVVITGIGKSGHVGRKIAATLASTGTPAMFVHTAEANHGDLGMITAGDAVLVLSNSGETEELQPLMAFTRRFKIPLIAITSRPDSSLARYADTVLALPDAAEACPMGLAPTTSTTLMLALGDAIAISLLERKLARNEFSPNKFRIFHPGGKLGRSLLPVCDLMHGADELPLVTDEQAMSDTLLVMTQKRFGCAGVVDGAGRLIGIITDGDLRRHMDNRLLDLGVREVMTPSPKTIAPDALAAEALGLMNESAITSLFVVESEKPVGILHIHDCLRAGVA, encoded by the coding sequence ATGAGGGGCAGAAGCACAACCAACCCATCGGCCGGGGCGCAGTCTGCGGCACCGGCATCGCCGGATGCGGACATCGCGGCCGGCGCCCGCGTGCTCATGCTCGAAGCCTCGGCCCTCACCCGCCTTGCCGAAACGCTGGGCGACAGCTTTGTCGCGGCGCTCGACCGGCTTGGCGCCGTCAAGGGGCGCGTGGTCATCACCGGAATCGGAAAGAGCGGTCATGTCGGGCGCAAGATCGCGGCCACCCTGGCATCCACCGGCACGCCGGCAATGTTCGTTCACACCGCCGAGGCCAATCACGGTGATCTGGGCATGATCACGGCCGGGGACGCGGTTCTCGTTCTGTCGAACAGTGGCGAGACGGAGGAGTTGCAACCCCTGATGGCCTTCACGCGCCGCTTCAAGATTCCGCTGATCGCCATCACAAGCCGCCCCGACAGCTCGCTGGCCCGCTATGCCGACACGGTCCTGGCCCTGCCCGACGCGGCGGAGGCCTGCCCCATGGGGCTGGCTCCAACCACATCGACGACCCTGATGCTCGCGCTGGGCGACGCGATCGCCATCAGCCTGCTGGAACGCAAACTGGCGCGCAACGAATTCTCGCCAAACAAATTCCGCATTTTTCACCCCGGTGGCAAGCTGGGCCGCAGCCTCCTGCCGGTGTGCGATCTGATGCACGGCGCGGACGAATTGCCCCTCGTCACCGACGAGCAGGCCATGTCCGACACACTTCTCGTGATGACGCAAAAGAGGTTCGGATGTGCCGGCGTGGTGGACGGCGCCGGCCGGCTTATCGGCATCATCACCGACGGTGACCTCCGGCGCCACATGGACAACCGCCTGCTGGATCTCGGCGTGCGCGAAGTCATGACCCCCTCTCCCAAGACCATCGCCCCGGATGCGCTCGCGGCTGAAGCACTCGGCCTGATGAATGAAAGCGCCATCACCAGCCTGTTTGTGGTCGAGAGTGAAAAACCCGTGGGCATCCTGCACATCCATGACTGCCTCAGGGCCGGCGTCGCCTGA
- the lptC gene encoding LPS export ABC transporter periplasmic protein LptC, with translation MSKTTERERSGEGRPPSRRPGARGLLVYSRFVGAMRWLLPVVALGLILLVALWPQLKMDEDEFRIGFAALDMMDVTRDEMLNPRYTGVDEEDQPFSVTASKAIRAQNDASLIELDKPQADMTLDNQAWVSVTAREGIYNQDSQVLDLSGEVAIFHDGGYQFHTESARLDLNRKTARGEDPVTGHGPLGQIVSDGFFIDHNKSRVHFTGQAKLIGRFGQSRSNKS, from the coding sequence ATGTCCAAGACGACTGAACGCGAGAGGTCCGGCGAAGGCAGGCCACCCTCGCGGCGCCCGGGCGCACGGGGACTTCTCGTCTACAGCCGGTTCGTCGGCGCCATGCGGTGGCTGTTACCGGTCGTCGCCCTCGGCCTCATTCTCCTTGTCGCACTCTGGCCGCAACTGAAGATGGACGAGGACGAGTTCCGGATCGGGTTTGCCGCGCTCGACATGATGGATGTCACCCGCGACGAAATGTTAAACCCGCGCTACACGGGCGTGGACGAGGAGGACCAGCCTTTTTCCGTCACAGCCAGCAAAGCCATTCGGGCGCAGAACGACGCGAGCCTGATCGAACTGGACAAACCGCAGGCGGACATGACGCTGGACAATCAGGCCTGGGTCTCGGTCACGGCGCGGGAAGGCATCTACAATCAGGACAGCCAGGTTCTGGACCTGTCTGGAGAAGTCGCGATCTTTCATGACGGCGGCTACCAGTTCCACACGGAAAGCGCGCGTCTCGACCTGAACCGGAAGACCGCCAGAGGCGAGGACCCGGTCACCGGACACGGCCCGCTGGGTCAGATCGTCTCGGACGGGTTTTTTATCGACCACAACAAGAGTCGGGTCCATTTTACCGGGCAGGCGAAGCTGATCGGCCGCTTTGGCCAGTCCCGCAGCAACAAGAGTTGA
- a CDS encoding LptA/OstA family protein has product MRPRNRRLLPALFLGLGLALAWTPGATPTRPALAQGVGLEALGSADAPIEINAENGIEWHRDQKAYFARGNASAKRGEVTVFGDTLTAHYRELASGDTEIWRLEADGNVRITSPDETAYGDHAIYDVDTSVLVLTGDGLKLVSADSVVTAEDSLEYWQARQMAVARGDGTAVRDGRTLSAEVLVSFFRKTEAGETVLERIEAFDNVVVNTDQDRAAGNRGVYDTASGVAHLYGDVVLTRGKSRLSGEYGTIDLDSGVSRLLPAPDQAGGNRVTGVIVPPPRKAPDAAPAAEAAE; this is encoded by the coding sequence ATGCGACCGCGAAACCGCCGCTTGCTGCCGGCCCTGTTCCTGGGCCTGGGGCTGGCCCTGGCCTGGACACCCGGCGCGACTCCCACGCGGCCCGCCCTGGCCCAGGGTGTCGGGCTGGAGGCGCTCGGCAGCGCGGACGCGCCCATCGAGATCAACGCGGAAAACGGCATCGAATGGCACCGCGACCAGAAGGCCTATTTCGCCCGCGGCAATGCATCGGCGAAACGGGGCGAGGTCACGGTGTTTGGCGATACGCTGACGGCGCATTATCGCGAGCTCGCTTCGGGCGATACGGAAATCTGGCGCCTCGAGGCGGACGGCAATGTGCGAATCACTTCCCCCGACGAGACCGCCTATGGCGACCACGCGATCTATGACGTCGACACCAGCGTCCTTGTGCTGACGGGCGACGGGCTGAAGCTGGTTTCCGCCGATTCCGTCGTCACGGCGGAAGATTCGCTGGAATACTGGCAGGCCCGCCAGATGGCGGTCGCGCGGGGCGACGGGACGGCGGTTCGCGACGGCCGGACCCTGTCGGCGGAAGTGCTGGTTTCATTCTTCCGAAAGACCGAGGCGGGCGAGACGGTACTCGAGCGGATCGAAGCCTTTGACAATGTGGTCGTCAACACGGACCAGGACCGGGCCGCCGGCAACCGGGGTGTTTATGACACTGCCTCGGGCGTGGCCCATCTTTATGGCGATGTGGTTCTCACCCGAGGCAAGAGCCGGCTAAGCGGCGAATACGGGACAATCGACCTCGATAGCGGCGTGAGTCGCCTGCTGCCCGCCCCGGATCAGGCCGGCGGGAACCGGGTCACGGGGGTCATCGTCCCCCCGCCCCGCAAGGCGCCGGACGCCGCGCCCGCGGCCGAAGCCGCTGAATAG
- the lptB gene encoding LPS export ABC transporter ATP-binding protein, producing the protein MPDLAATPPAAASGADQGPHLVRENLGLVAHNLGKSFKKRPVVRGVSYSVQRGEAVGLLGPNGAGKTTSFYMITGLISPDYGTVTLDGYDITRLPMYRRARLGIGYLPQEASIFRGLTVEQNIRAVLELTEPLPERREGLLDQLLGEFSITHLRRTPALALSGGERRRVEIARALAAQPRFILLDEPLAGIDPIAVAEIRDLVSHLKDRGIGVLITDHNVRETLDIVDRAYIMFEGAVLMEGEPSEIVAHQDVRRVYLGEKFSL; encoded by the coding sequence ATGCCGGATTTAGCCGCAACGCCGCCCGCAGCAGCCTCGGGCGCGGACCAGGGGCCTCATCTGGTGCGCGAGAACCTCGGACTCGTCGCCCATAACCTGGGCAAGTCTTTCAAGAAACGGCCCGTGGTGCGCGGTGTCAGCTATTCGGTCCAGCGCGGCGAGGCGGTGGGGCTTCTCGGCCCCAACGGCGCGGGCAAGACCACCTCGTTCTACATGATCACCGGCCTGATCTCTCCCGATTACGGGACCGTCACCCTGGACGGCTACGATATCACCCGGCTGCCGATGTACCGCCGCGCCCGGCTGGGCATCGGGTATCTGCCCCAGGAGGCCTCCATCTTCCGTGGCCTGACGGTGGAACAGAACATCCGTGCCGTTCTCGAGCTGACCGAGCCCCTGCCTGAACGCCGCGAGGGGCTGCTCGACCAGTTGCTCGGCGAATTTTCCATCACCCATCTCCGGCGCACGCCGGCGCTGGCCCTGTCGGGCGGTGAGCGGCGGCGCGTGGAGATCGCCCGCGCCCTCGCCGCGCAGCCGCGTTTCATCCTTCTCGATGAGCCGCTGGCCGGCATCGACCCTATTGCCGTCGCCGAAATCCGGGATCTGGTCTCGCATCTCAAGGACCGGGGCATCGGCGTGCTGATCACGGATCACAATGTGCGCGAAACACTCGACATCGTCGATCGGGCCTACATCATGTTCGAGGGGGCCGTGCTGATGGAGGGGGAACCGTCCGAGATCGTCGCCCATCAGGACGTGCGCCGCGTCTATCTCGGCGAAAAATTCAGTCTTTGA
- the rpoN gene encoding RNA polymerase factor sigma-54, with amino-acid sequence MAITTRLDLRQSQSLVMTPQLQQAIKLLQLSNIELAAYVEQQLEENPLLERQGDDGDRQDRGDGPEAGAVRETERDGPDEGVMATTSDFESTETAGDNLWSGDNDAASFREEDSFLSLANWGPAGAAGPGGGRMDFSAPTGGLEDNLTEGLSLRDHLMAQVNMDLTDPVDRLIAADLVERLDEAGYLTGELEATAERLGCPVARVAETLERLQRFDPPGIFARNLAECLAIQLKDRDRFDPAMAALVAHLDLLGKRDKKALMKCCGVDAEDFADMVAEIRALNPKPALAFDTISAEPVTPDILMRPRQDGGWHIELNTDTLPRVLVNNRYYSQISNSTSDRKAKQYITEQLHSANWLVKALHQRAKTVLRVAEEIVRQQEKFFTNGVGGLKPLVLRDIAEAIEMHESTVSRVTTNKYIETPRGIYELKYFFTTAIPGAAGESAHSAEAIRHRIKMLIDKETAETVLSDDRIVAILRGEGVEIARRTVAKYREALRIPSSVARRREKMSAF; translated from the coding sequence ATGGCGATCACCACTCGCTTGGACCTGAGGCAAAGCCAGTCGCTGGTGATGACGCCGCAACTGCAGCAGGCGATCAAGCTGCTGCAGCTTTCAAACATCGAGCTGGCCGCGTATGTCGAGCAGCAGCTCGAGGAAAACCCTCTGCTGGAACGCCAGGGCGATGACGGCGACCGCCAGGACCGAGGCGATGGACCCGAGGCCGGGGCCGTGCGGGAAACGGAGCGGGACGGCCCCGATGAGGGGGTGATGGCTACCACTTCCGATTTCGAAAGCACCGAGACGGCGGGCGATAATCTGTGGAGCGGCGACAACGATGCCGCGAGTTTCCGCGAGGAAGACTCGTTCCTTTCCCTCGCGAACTGGGGCCCGGCCGGGGCCGCCGGTCCCGGCGGCGGGCGAATGGATTTCTCCGCGCCGACGGGTGGCCTCGAGGACAATCTCACTGAAGGCCTTTCGCTTCGCGACCACCTGATGGCCCAGGTAAATATGGACCTCACCGATCCGGTCGATCGCCTGATCGCGGCCGATCTGGTCGAGCGGCTGGACGAGGCCGGCTATCTGACGGGAGAGCTTGAGGCGACCGCGGAGCGCCTGGGCTGCCCCGTCGCGCGGGTCGCGGAAACCCTGGAGAGGCTGCAGCGCTTCGACCCGCCCGGCATTTTCGCGCGCAACCTCGCCGAATGCCTGGCGATCCAGCTCAAGGACCGGGACAGGTTCGATCCGGCAATGGCCGCCCTGGTCGCGCATCTCGACCTCCTGGGCAAGCGGGACAAAAAAGCACTCATGAAATGCTGCGGCGTGGATGCGGAGGATTTCGCCGACATGGTCGCCGAAATCCGGGCACTCAACCCCAAGCCGGCGCTCGCTTTCGACACGATCAGCGCCGAGCCGGTCACGCCGGATATCCTGATGCGTCCGCGCCAGGATGGTGGCTGGCACATCGAACTCAATACGGACACGCTGCCGCGCGTTCTCGTCAACAATCGCTATTATTCCCAGATAAGCAACAGCACGAGCGACAGGAAAGCCAAGCAATACATTACCGAACAGCTTCATTCGGCAAATTGGCTCGTCAAGGCGCTGCACCAACGGGCCAAGACGGTCTTGCGCGTGGCCGAGGAAATCGTGCGCCAGCAGGAAAAGTTTTTCACAAATGGCGTCGGTGGCCTCAAGCCGCTCGTGCTGCGGGACATCGCGGAAGCGATCGAAATGCACGAAAGCACAGTCAGCCGCGTTACCACGAACAAGTATATCGAAACACCGCGCGGCATTTACGAGCTTAAATATTTCTTTACCACGGCAATTCCGGGCGCGGCGGGCGAGAGCGCCCATTCGGCTGAAGCAATCCGCCACCGGATCAAGATGCTGATCGATAAAGAGACCGCCGAGACCGTCCTGTCCGACGATCGCATCGTGGCGATCCTCAGGGGGGAAGGGGTCGAGATCGCCCGGCGGACGGTGGCCAAATATCGCGAGGCCCTGCGGATTCCCTCGTCGGTGGCCCGGCGGCGCGAGAAAATGTCTGCATTCTGA
- the raiA gene encoding ribosome-associated translation inhibitor RaiA produces the protein MQVSVKGKQLDVGDALRTHITEAVEAVTAKYFENPMECTVVLSKEAHLFRSDIQAHIGRGILIQAHGEAADPYAAFDAGASRIAKQLRRYKRRLRDHHRNHGDVVGLPAQQRVIAPHQDEDENETAEEAGNDGPVIVADMETAVETLSVSEAVMRMELADLPAMMFRNKQTGGIGMVFHRPDGNIGWVETDLAKLS, from the coding sequence ATGCAGGTTTCTGTCAAAGGCAAGCAGCTTGACGTCGGGGACGCTTTGCGCACCCACATCACCGAGGCGGTCGAAGCCGTCACGGCGAAATACTTCGAGAACCCGATGGAATGCACCGTGGTGCTCTCCAAGGAGGCGCACCTCTTCCGATCGGACATTCAAGCGCATATCGGGCGAGGAATCCTGATTCAAGCCCACGGCGAGGCGGCCGATCCCTATGCAGCGTTCGACGCGGGGGCAAGCCGCATCGCGAAGCAGCTCAGGCGGTACAAGCGCCGCCTGCGCGACCATCACAGAAACCACGGCGACGTGGTGGGGCTGCCCGCACAGCAACGCGTGATCGCGCCACACCAGGACGAAGACGAAAACGAAACGGCGGAAGAGGCCGGCAACGACGGACCGGTCATCGTGGCCGACATGGAAACGGCCGTGGAGACGTTGAGCGTGAGCGAAGCCGTGATGCGGATGGAACTCGCAGATCTGCCGGCAATGATGTTCCGCAATAAGCAAACCGGGGGGATCGGTATGGTCTTCCACCGGCCTGACGGCAATATCGGCTGGGTCGAGACGGACCTCGCAAAACTGTCGTAG
- the ptsN gene encoding PTS IIA-like nitrogen regulatory protein PtsN: MDMHDLITPDGVISDLKAGSKKQALQELARKGADLTGLDEREIFEVLLERERLGTTGIGSGVAIPHGKLKGLDRIYAIFARLERPIDFDSIDDQPVDVIFLLLAPETASADHLKALARISRLLRNQGICDKLRGSSGGDALYAVLTSEATSNAA, encoded by the coding sequence TTGGATATGCACGACCTGATTACGCCCGATGGCGTCATCTCGGACCTGAAGGCAGGCAGCAAGAAGCAGGCCCTGCAAGAGCTCGCCCGCAAGGGGGCCGACCTGACGGGGCTCGATGAGCGCGAAATTTTCGAGGTCCTGCTGGAGCGCGAGAGGCTGGGGACAACCGGCATCGGTTCCGGCGTGGCGATCCCGCACGGGAAGCTGAAAGGGCTGGACAGGATCTATGCCATCTTCGCGCGGCTGGAACGGCCGATCGACTTCGATTCGATCGACGATCAGCCGGTCGACGTCATCTTTCTTCTGCTGGCGCCGGAAACCGCGAGCGCCGATCACCTCAAGGCGCTGGCGCGAATCTCCCGCCTGCTGCGCAATCAGGGCATCTGCGACAAGCTGCGCGGATCGAGTGGCGGGGATGCGCTCTATGCCGTGCTGACGAGCGAGGCGACCAGCAACGCCGCCTGA
- a CDS encoding DUF1150 family protein yields MLNTTDALKGLTAQDFAALGMESLAYVAPQMVDGRIQFVIHTADGNAVGMAESRDLAFAAVKQHGLDPVSVH; encoded by the coding sequence ATGTTGAATACGACCGACGCATTGAAGGGTCTGACGGCCCAGGATTTCGCTGCCCTGGGCATGGAAAGCCTCGCCTACGTGGCGCCGCAGATGGTGGATGGCCGGATCCAGTTCGTCATTCACACGGCCGACGGGAACGCTGTGGGGATGGCTGAAAGCCGCGACCTCGCATTCGCCGCTGTCAAGCAGCACGGGCTCGATCCCGTGAGCGTCCACTAG
- a CDS encoding Hsp20 family protein, protein MARMSLFDSPFLLGFDQFERALDRVSKASSDGYPPYNVEQVGPEHLRITLAVAGFGADDLAVTVVDNQLVIAGQQAEEPDRVYIHRGIAARQFKRAFVLADGIEVESADLSDGLLNVTLVRPVVEKAPRSIHIRAGAAAGDGRGRALNVTNEGGVRR, encoded by the coding sequence ATGGCGCGGATGTCTTTATTCGATAGCCCCTTTCTTCTTGGGTTCGACCAGTTCGAACGCGCCCTGGACAGGGTGAGCAAGGCGTCCAGCGACGGCTACCCGCCCTACAACGTCGAACAGGTGGGTCCCGAACATCTCAGGATCACGCTGGCCGTGGCGGGGTTCGGGGCGGACGACCTGGCGGTGACCGTGGTTGACAACCAGCTTGTGATCGCCGGGCAGCAGGCCGAGGAGCCTGACCGCGTCTATATCCATCGCGGCATCGCGGCGCGGCAGTTCAAGCGCGCCTTCGTGCTGGCCGACGGGATCGAGGTGGAAAGCGCGGATCTCTCCGACGGTCTCTTGAACGTGACGCTGGTGCGGCCGGTGGTGGAAAAGGCGCCGCGCTCGATCCATATCCGGGCCGGCGCGGCCGCGGGTGACGGCCGGGGCCGTGCGCTCAACGTGACAAACGAGGGCGGCGTCCGGCGCTGA
- a CDS encoding phosphoribosyltransferase: protein MFRDREEAGRELGERLRPLAAKSPVVLAVPRGGVPIGLEIARALAAPLDLVLVRKIGAPAQPELAVAAVADGDNPQMIVNVDVARLLDIDETWLEMEKRQKLAEIERRRRAYLAGRVRIPLAGRTVIVADDGIATGATTRAVLQSVRAAGPREIILAIPVAPPETVAALESEADRIECLEQPSRFGAISMFYENFPQVGDDEVRRLLDEAARLAGSRPPESPGSGHGFTRNVE from the coding sequence ATGTTCAGGGACCGGGAGGAAGCAGGCCGGGAGCTGGGCGAGCGCCTGCGTCCGCTTGCCGCGAAATCGCCGGTGGTGCTGGCGGTGCCGCGCGGCGGTGTGCCGATCGGCCTTGAGATCGCCCGTGCCCTCGCCGCACCGCTCGACCTCGTCCTGGTGCGCAAGATCGGCGCCCCCGCGCAGCCGGAACTCGCCGTGGCGGCGGTGGCGGACGGGGACAATCCGCAGATGATCGTGAACGTGGATGTCGCGCGCCTGCTGGACATCGACGAGACTTGGCTCGAAATGGAAAAGCGACAAAAACTGGCGGAAATCGAACGTCGCCGCCGGGCCTATCTGGCCGGCCGGGTGCGTATTCCCCTGGCCGGCCGGACCGTCATCGTCGCCGACGACGGCATCGCGACCGGCGCAACGACGCGCGCGGTGCTGCAAAGCGTGCGAGCCGCGGGCCCGCGCGAAATCATCCTCGCCATTCCCGTCGCGCCGCCCGAAACCGTAGCGGCACTCGAATCCGAGGCGGACCGGATTGAATGTCTCGAACAGCCATCGCGTTTCGGTGCGATCAGCATGTTCTACGAGAATTTCCCGCAGGTCGGGGATGACGAGGTGCGCCGGCTCCTGGATGAGGCGGCGCGGCTTGCCGGATCCCGCCCGCCGGAAAGCCCGGGCTCAGGACACGGTTTCACGCGAAACGTGGAATAG
- a CDS encoding ribose-phosphate pyrophosphokinase, which produces MGTDEAALFALSESRAFGEAMAAHLGLGLARHEERHFDDGEHKIRPLETVRGRDAYIVQSLHGDPCLSGNDKLCRLLFFAATLRDAGARQVTLVTPYLCYARKDRRTKSRDPVTTRYVAQLAEAMGADAIVTIDVHNLAAFQNAFRCPTVHLEAAGLFARHFAARESDAPLVVASPDIGGIKRAESFRLVLEAASGQPCGSAFMEKRRSAGVVSGERLTGDVRNGTVIILDDLISTGGTMLRAARACRDGGARRVFAVATHGLFMPGATEVVADPAFDGFVITDTVPPFRLDPALGQRKVTVLTAAPLFAEAIGRMHAGGSVTALFEP; this is translated from the coding sequence ATGGGAACGGATGAAGCGGCCCTGTTCGCGCTGAGCGAAAGCCGGGCCTTCGGCGAGGCGATGGCCGCACATCTCGGCCTCGGCCTCGCACGCCATGAAGAGCGGCACTTCGACGACGGCGAACACAAGATCCGGCCGCTCGAAACGGTCCGTGGCCGGGACGCCTACATCGTGCAGTCGCTCCATGGCGACCCGTGCCTGAGCGGTAATGACAAGCTTTGCCGGCTTTTGTTTTTCGCAGCCACGCTCAGGGATGCCGGCGCCCGACAGGTGACCCTCGTCACCCCCTATCTGTGCTATGCGCGCAAGGACCGCAGGACCAAGAGCCGTGATCCGGTGACGACGCGCTACGTCGCCCAGCTCGCGGAGGCGATGGGGGCGGACGCGATCGTGACGATCGATGTCCACAATCTTGCCGCCTTTCAGAACGCCTTCCGCTGCCCGACCGTGCATCTCGAGGCGGCCGGTCTGTTCGCGCGCCATTTCGCGGCACGCGAGTCAGATGCGCCCCTTGTCGTGGCCTCCCCCGATATCGGCGGCATCAAGCGCGCCGAATCCTTCCGCCTTGTTCTGGAGGCGGCAAGCGGGCAGCCCTGCGGCAGTGCCTTCATGGAAAAACGCCGCAGCGCGGGCGTGGTCAGCGGCGAGCGGCTCACCGGCGACGTCCGGAATGGGACGGTCATCATTCTCGACGATCTCATCAGCACCGGCGGCACGATGCTGCGCGCGGCCCGTGCCTGCCGCGACGGCGGCGCACGGCGCGTTTTCGCGGTCGCCACGCACGGGCTCTTCATGCCAGGCGCGACCGAGGTGGTCGCGGACCCGGCCTTTGACGGTTTTGTGATTACCGATACCGTTCCCCCCTTCCGGCTCGATCCAGCGCTCGGGCAGCGCAAGGTGACGGTCCTGACCGCCGCGCCGCTTTTTGCCGAGGCCATCGGGCGGATGCACGCCGGCGGGTCGGTGACCGCGTTGTTCGAACCCTGA